A window from Drosophila nasuta strain 15112-1781.00 chromosome 3, ASM2355853v1, whole genome shotgun sequence encodes these proteins:
- the LOC132794280 gene encoding plectin isoform X9, producing MAGVQRKLVHKQFNSPMGLYSQENVKATLNRELKAFGADGIEIDEQITKPLNLANSAVLRAVEEEEQQVKCGDFQPLSRQSRSRRRGDAVEQSPHHALHQNLLDQIKTQYLSHQHDVTIDRDTVLRINRMSTRRHLHKRDHSWPPVEPESPLEHGSELAIIQGSITPSPTHSIEALREKFNSPTRIVELSPREVRNQRQQLEGKISKSSSNLIKPKSETSLLDQEQPQTAQLKGFSAPETKAADADIGLVAPKCEYYEQLTQQRPSTPSTLKPNTAPYRPRLKRQSYSLDRGRARKRAVALSGAAATELPPPKPRNGGGGGATASAPSTPRVQRRSIKLATELRICYDGDSEEEQQPKATASYDIDLETLPLPALPSTSRGKAATAATATATSLPRKVSAVIDSLALKQQQQLALALATASAPRQVSDVGHRIPVAVAVSAEPATAAAHSGQLEARVQQMYDDACSYLQQDQHQQDITSNMTPSPANQDETPATYVSATSGIKLQRQESIRKPAAIPTPPPLPPPPMRAKRSEEQKARRQGVVYSDSSTQAQQHEAHLEIAQLEAKYAHIQQSITEHLRQIDAYMENAKTALQRSVQATPTPSTPPPERPKTPIQPLSEPWDMFASRQSPILATENPLQAILRQIYCRAAGIQLQPPKEQEPIETVETVALPEENVPIVERALEDLHKIALALDSDEQALHVLQVEHKTTPTAVQAEHVIIVEDEQEPEEEDEEDAADKDCSLDYRHVSDVIANYEQLSAASEIATKQHETQLSTGKERTVKDEARNQFRKLAEAVEVQARKEREAKEWVQKKMVRKQQWEEKVKELKEKEEEEKEQQLKREKELREQELQERKEKEQKEQAKKEKELKEQEQRAIEQLEKKEQQLKEKELKQQELKKLVELMERQLKEQQQKEEQVKAQQLKEEQQVKEQQLREQQLKEKEVREQQLKVQQLKQEELKEQQLKEQKLKEEQQLREQQTKEKEPQQDAVETSSCSHETTSIHDVSNGTWCSVCNECRDSPHGWGKLTKADQWRFDNLQNESLPNYKSTYEVRSPYVSRQISWEETQQAQPEQQPEQQPKQQLQRQRSEIEIITTPAAITASLAPDTREWQLSRSPSPSPLRKYPAPLIDTAQRCSSPFGLNPVQSRALTPTPTPIPLEAKYTHVPQLEGHNIGLLVRTATEPLQLSMSASSSMLAATPPATPRCTSQPPPFEFLMQHGLGPQNDFKSIAADHSEEQTQSTRDFSINRSFDNVSPRPYIGIEGYKRVAWPPASEERIVREFTPQPQQSPAPGSGGYYQQQHQQQQPPQQSQYQAPYQTSPYQQQQPQPQQNYAQQNGGANYAQPQYNSYSQPQQLQPQLQQQQQQLPYSQDQTDQQQSYRGASPGIITLRKEAPVSQKPAPVYTSQPAAVSYQGGGKLRGDLKWPPPEYKEAAVRENEERRLLALGPVCRPRRVNRDYTTFFAKNQLNCTYPSYKVPPGTQHMFA from the exons ATGGCTGGCGTACAACGTAAACTTGTGCACAAGCAATTCAATTCACCCATGGGCCTGTACTCCCAGGAGAACGTAAAGGCCACGCTGAATCGAGAGCTGAAGGCCTTTGGGGCCGACGG GATCGAAATCGACGAACAAATCACAAAACCATTGAACTTGGCCAACTCGGCTGTTCTGCGTGCCGTTGAGGAGGAGGAACAACAAGTCAAATGCG GCGACTTTCAGCCACTGTCCAGGCAAAGTCGCAGCCGTCGTAGGGGTGATGCAGTGGAACAATCGCCACATCATGCACTGCATCAGAATCTGCTGGATCAGATCAAGACACAGTATCTGAGTCATCAGCACGATGTGACCATCGATCGGGACACTGTGCTGCGCATCAATCGCATGTCCACGCGACGTCATCTGCACAAGCGCGATCACAGCTGGCCGCCAGTGGAGCCAGAGTCGCCGTTGGAGCACGGATCAGAGCTGGCTATAATTCAGGGCAGCATAACGCCATCGCCAACGCACAGCATTGAAGCGTTGCGCGAGAAGTTCAACAGTCCCACTAGGATTGTGGAGCTGTCGCCGCGAGAGGTGAGAAACCAGCGACAGCAGCTGGAGGGAAAAatcagcaagagcagcagcaacttaaTCAAGCCTAAGAGTGAAACCTCTTTGCTGGACCAGGAGCAGCCTCAAACAGCGCAATTGAAAGGTTTCTCTGCACCCGAAACCAAGGCAGCGGATGCAGACATTGGTTTGGTGGCACCCAAATGCGAATACTACGAGCAGCTGACCCAACAGCGTCCCAGCACGCCCAGCACCTTGAAGCCCAACACAGCACCGTATCGTCCCAGGCTGAAGCGTCAATCGTATTCGCTGGATCGGGGAAGAGCACGGAAACGAGCTGTTGCCTTGAGCggagcagcagccacagagCTGCCACCGCCGAAGCCACGCaatggaggaggaggaggagcaacagCCAGCGCTCCCAGCACTCCGCGTGTGCAGCGACGCAGCATCAAACTAGCCACCGAGTTGCGCATCTGCtacgacggcgacagcgaggAGGAGCAACAGCCCAAGGCCACTGCCAGCTATGACATCGATTTGGAGACATTGCCGCTGCCAGCGTTGCCATCAACAAGCCGCGGAAAAGCAGccacagctgcaacagcaacagcaaccagctTGCCAAGAAAGGTCTCTGCGGTAATTGACAGCCTGGCacttaagcagcagcagcagctggcccTCGCACTGGCCACCGCAAGTGCTCCACGGCAGGTCAGCGATGTTGGGCATCGCAtaccagttgcagttgcagtcagCGCTGAGCCAGCGACGGCGGCAGCTCATTCCGGGCAACTCGAGGCGCGAGTGCAGCAAATGTACGACGACGCCTGCAGCTATTTGCAGCAGGATCAGCATCAGCAGGATATAACAAGCAACATGACGCCATCGCCAGCTAACCAGGATGAGACACCAGCCACCTATGTGAGCGCCACGAGCGGCATCAAGCTACAGCGCCAAGAGAGCATAAGAAAGCCAGCGGCAATTCCCACGCCACCGCCTTTGCCACCGCCTCCAATGCGTGCCAAGCGCAGCGAGGAACAGAAGGCACGTCGTCAGGGCGTTGTCTACAGCGACAGCTCAACTCAGGCCCAGCAGCATGAGGCACATCTGGAGATTGCCCAGCTGGAGGCCAAGTATGCGCACATACAGCAGTCCATCACTGAGCATCTGCGTCAGATTGATGCGTACATGGAGAATGCCAAGACTGCGCTGCAGCGCAGTGTTCAAGCCACGCCTACACCCAGCACACCGCCCCCAGAGAGACCCAAGACACCCATTCAACCGCTATCCGAACCCTGGGATATGTTCGCCTCACGTCAATCGCCAATACTCGCCACGGAGAATCCTTTGCAGGCCATACTCAGGCAAATCTATTGCCGGGCCGCGGGCATTCAACTGCAGCCGCCCAAGGAGCAGGAGCCCATCGAGACAGTCGAGACGGTGGCACTGCCCGAGGAGAACGTGCCGATTGTGGAGCGTGCTCTCGAGGACCTGCACAAGATTGCCTTGGCACTGGACAGCGATGAGCAGGCGTTGCACGTACTGCAAGTGGAGCACAAGACAACGCCCACAGCGGTCCAAGCAGAGCACGTAATCATTGTGGAGGACGAGCAAGAGCCAGAAGAGGAGGACGAGGAGGATGCGGCAGACAAGGATTGCAGCTTGGACTACAGACATGTGTCCGACGTAATTGCCAACTATGAACAGCTGTCGGCGGCGAGTGAAATTGCCACGAAACAACATGAAACACAGCTGTCGACGGGCAAGGAAAGAACTGTTAAGGATGAGGCCAGAAATCAATTTAGGAAATTAGCTGAAGCGGTGGAGGTGCAGGCTAGAAAGGAGCGGGAGGCCAAGGAATGGGTGCAGAAGAAAATGGTGCGAAAGCAGCAGTGGGAAGAGAAGGTGAAGGAGCTCAAGGAgaaagaggaggaggaaaaaGAGCAACAGTTAAAGAGGGAAAAAGAGCTGAGGGAGCAGGAGCTACAGGAACGGAAAGAAAAGGAACAGAAAGAGCAAGCGAAGAAGGAGAAAGAGCTGAAGGAGCAAGAGCAGCGGGCAATAGAACAGCTGGAAAagaaggagcagcagctgaaagagaaagagctaAAGCAACAGGAGCTAAAGAAGCTAGTGGAGTTGATGGAGAGACAGCTgaaggagcagcaacaaaaggaAGAGCAGGTGAAAGCGCAGCAACTAAAAGAGGAGCAGCAGGTGAAGGAACAGCAGCTAAGGGAACAACAGTTGAAGGAAAAAGAAGTGAGGGAGCAACAACTGAAGGTGCAGCAATTGAAACAAGAAGAGTTGAAGGAACAACAGCTAAAGGAGCAGAAACTGAAGGAGGAACAACAGTTAAGAGAGCAACAGACCAAGGAAAAGGAACCACAGCAGGATGCAGTAGAGACTTCCAGCTGCTCACATGAGACAACATCAATTCACGACGTGTCCAATGGCACTTGGTGCTCTGTATGTAACGAGTGCCGCGACTCGCCGCATGGTTGGGGCAAGTTAACGAAAGCAGATCAGTGGCGCTTCGATAATCTGCAAAACGAATCGCTTCCCAACTACAAATCGACCTATGAGGTACGCAGTCCTTATGTGTCCCGTCAAATATCCTGGGAGGAAACACAGCAAGCACAGCCAGAGCAACAGCCAGAACAGCAACCaaagcagcaattgcaacgtCAGCGAAGCGAGATTGAAATTATTACCACGCCAGCGGCAATCACAGCCAGCTTAGCTCCCGACACCAGAGAGTGGCAGCTGAGTCGCTCGCCAAGTCCTTCGCCACTGCGCAAATATCCTGCGCCTTTGATTGACACCGCGCAACGTTGCAGCTCGCCCTTTGGCCTCAATCCAGTTCAAAGCAGAGCTCTTactccgactccaactccgatTCCTCTAGAAGCCAAGTACACGCATGTGCCGCAGTTGGAGGGACACAATATTGGTCTGCTAGTGCGCACAGCCACCGAACCGCTTCAACTAAGCATGTCCGCCTCATCTTCCATGCTGGCAGCAACACCTCCTGCCACGCCCCGCTGCACTTCGCAACCACCGCCCTTTGAGTTCCTCATGCAACACGGTCTCGGGCCGCAAAACGACTTCAAATCGATTGCAGCCGATCACAGCGAGGAGCAGACGCAATCCACACGCGATTTCAGCATCAATCGATCCTTCGACAATGTTTCGCCTCGTCCTTATATTGGCATTGAAG GTTACAAACGCGTCGCTTGGCCACCAGCCTCTGAGGAGCGCATTGTGCGTGAGTTCACGCCTCAGCCTCAGCAGAGTCCGGCGCCAGGCAGCGGTGGCTAttatcagcaacaacatcagca gcagcaaccaccacAACAGTCGCAATATCAGGCTCCATATCAGACGTCTCCttatcaacagcagcagccacagccacaacaaaaCTATGCACAACAAAATGGTGGTGCTAACTATGCTCAACCACAATACAATTCTTATTCGCAGCCTCAGCAACTGCAGcctcaactgcagcagcagcagcaacaattgcccTACTCGCAAGATCAGACCGATCAGCAACAGAGCTACCGTGGCGCCAGTCCTGGCATCATAACGCTGCGTAAGGAGGCTCCCGTCTCACAGAAGCCTGCGCCAGTCTACACTTCGCAGCCTGCCGCCGTCAGCTATCAGG GAGGCGGCAAATTGCGCGGAGATTTGAAATGGCCACCACCGGAGTACAAGGAGGCCGCTGTGCGCGAGAACGAGGAACGTCGCCTCTTGGCGTTGGGCCCCGTCTGCCGTCCCCGTAGAGTCAATCGT GACTACACTACCTTCTTTGCCAAGAACCAACTGAACTGCACCTATCCCAGCTACAAGGTGCCACCAGGCACTCAGCACATGTTTGCCTAA
- the LOC132794280 gene encoding plectin isoform X6 — translation MAGVQRKLVHKQFNSPMGLYSQENVKATLNRELKAFGADGIEIDEQITKPLNLANSAVLRAVEEEEQQVKCGDFQPLSRQSRSRRRGDAVEQSPHHALHQNLLDQIKTQYLSHQHDVTIDRDTVLRINRMSTRRHLHKRDHSWPPVEPESPLEHGSELAIIQGSITPSPTHSIEALREKFNSPTRIVELSPREVRNQRQQLEGKISKSSSNLIKPKSETSLLDQEQPQTAQLKGFSAPETKAADADIGLVAPKCEYYEQLTQQRPSTPSTLKPNTAPYRPRLKRQSYSLDRGRARKRAVALSGAAATELPPPKPRNGGGGGATASAPSTPRVQRRSIKLATELRICYDGDSEEEQQPKATASYDIDLETLPLPALPSTSRGKAATAATATATSLPRKVSAVIDSLALKQQQQLALALATASAPRQVSDVGHRIPVAVAVSAEPATAAAHSGQLEARVQQMYDDACSYLQQDQHQQDITSNMTPSPANQDETPATYVSATSGIKLQRQESIRKPAAIPTPPPLPPPPMRAKRSEEQKARRQGVVYSDSSTQAQQHEAHLEIAQLEAKYAHIQQSITEHLRQIDAYMENAKTALQRSVQATPTPSTPPPERPKTPIQPLSEPWDMFASRQSPILATENPLQAILRQIYCRAAGIQLQPPKEQEPIETVETVALPEENVPIVERALEDLHKIALALDSDEQALHVLQVEHKTTPTAVQAEHVIIVEDEQEPEEEDEEDAADKDCSLDYRHVSDVIANYEQLSAASEIATKQHETQLSTGKERTVKDEARNQFRKLAEAVEVQARKEREAKEWVQKKMVRKQQWEEKVKELKEKEEEEKEQQLKREKELREQELQERKEKEQKEQAKKEKELKEQEQRAIEQLEKKEQQLKEKELKQQELKKLVELMERQLKEQQQKEEQVKAQQLKEEQQVKEQQLREQQLKEKEVREQQLKVQQLKQEELKEQQLKEQKLKEEQQLREQQTKEKEPQQDAVETSSCSHETTSIHDVSNGTWCSVCNECRDSPHGWGKLTKADQWRFDNLQNESLPNYKSTYEVRSPYVSRQISWEETQQAQPEQQPEQQPKQQLQRQRSEIEIITTPAAITASLAPDTREWQLSRSPSPSPLRKYPAPLIDTAQRCSSPFGLNPVQSRALTPTPTPIPLEAKYTHVPQLEGHNIGLLVRTATEPLQLSMSASSSMLAATPPATPRCTSQPPPFEFLMQHGLGPQNDFKSIAADHSEEQTQSTRDFSINRSFDNVSPRPYIGIEGYKRVAWPPASEERIVREFTPQPQQSPAPGSGGYYQQQHQQQHQQQPTAAAAAAPSASSLNAAPAQQQYQAPSSDNYQQQQPQQQQPQQPAPQHWQQQQHQQQQPPQQSQYQAPYQTSPYQQQQPQPQQNYAQQNGGANYAQPQYNSYSQPQQLQPQLQQQQQQLPYSQDQTDQQQSYRGASPGIITLRKEAPVSQKPAPVYTSQPAAVSYQGGGKLRGDLKWPPPEYKEAAVRENEERRLLALGPVCRPRRVNRDYTTFFAKNQLNCTYPSYKVPPGTQHMFA, via the exons ATGGCTGGCGTACAACGTAAACTTGTGCACAAGCAATTCAATTCACCCATGGGCCTGTACTCCCAGGAGAACGTAAAGGCCACGCTGAATCGAGAGCTGAAGGCCTTTGGGGCCGACGG GATCGAAATCGACGAACAAATCACAAAACCATTGAACTTGGCCAACTCGGCTGTTCTGCGTGCCGTTGAGGAGGAGGAACAACAAGTCAAATGCG GCGACTTTCAGCCACTGTCCAGGCAAAGTCGCAGCCGTCGTAGGGGTGATGCAGTGGAACAATCGCCACATCATGCACTGCATCAGAATCTGCTGGATCAGATCAAGACACAGTATCTGAGTCATCAGCACGATGTGACCATCGATCGGGACACTGTGCTGCGCATCAATCGCATGTCCACGCGACGTCATCTGCACAAGCGCGATCACAGCTGGCCGCCAGTGGAGCCAGAGTCGCCGTTGGAGCACGGATCAGAGCTGGCTATAATTCAGGGCAGCATAACGCCATCGCCAACGCACAGCATTGAAGCGTTGCGCGAGAAGTTCAACAGTCCCACTAGGATTGTGGAGCTGTCGCCGCGAGAGGTGAGAAACCAGCGACAGCAGCTGGAGGGAAAAatcagcaagagcagcagcaacttaaTCAAGCCTAAGAGTGAAACCTCTTTGCTGGACCAGGAGCAGCCTCAAACAGCGCAATTGAAAGGTTTCTCTGCACCCGAAACCAAGGCAGCGGATGCAGACATTGGTTTGGTGGCACCCAAATGCGAATACTACGAGCAGCTGACCCAACAGCGTCCCAGCACGCCCAGCACCTTGAAGCCCAACACAGCACCGTATCGTCCCAGGCTGAAGCGTCAATCGTATTCGCTGGATCGGGGAAGAGCACGGAAACGAGCTGTTGCCTTGAGCggagcagcagccacagagCTGCCACCGCCGAAGCCACGCaatggaggaggaggaggagcaacagCCAGCGCTCCCAGCACTCCGCGTGTGCAGCGACGCAGCATCAAACTAGCCACCGAGTTGCGCATCTGCtacgacggcgacagcgaggAGGAGCAACAGCCCAAGGCCACTGCCAGCTATGACATCGATTTGGAGACATTGCCGCTGCCAGCGTTGCCATCAACAAGCCGCGGAAAAGCAGccacagctgcaacagcaacagcaaccagctTGCCAAGAAAGGTCTCTGCGGTAATTGACAGCCTGGCacttaagcagcagcagcagctggcccTCGCACTGGCCACCGCAAGTGCTCCACGGCAGGTCAGCGATGTTGGGCATCGCAtaccagttgcagttgcagtcagCGCTGAGCCAGCGACGGCGGCAGCTCATTCCGGGCAACTCGAGGCGCGAGTGCAGCAAATGTACGACGACGCCTGCAGCTATTTGCAGCAGGATCAGCATCAGCAGGATATAACAAGCAACATGACGCCATCGCCAGCTAACCAGGATGAGACACCAGCCACCTATGTGAGCGCCACGAGCGGCATCAAGCTACAGCGCCAAGAGAGCATAAGAAAGCCAGCGGCAATTCCCACGCCACCGCCTTTGCCACCGCCTCCAATGCGTGCCAAGCGCAGCGAGGAACAGAAGGCACGTCGTCAGGGCGTTGTCTACAGCGACAGCTCAACTCAGGCCCAGCAGCATGAGGCACATCTGGAGATTGCCCAGCTGGAGGCCAAGTATGCGCACATACAGCAGTCCATCACTGAGCATCTGCGTCAGATTGATGCGTACATGGAGAATGCCAAGACTGCGCTGCAGCGCAGTGTTCAAGCCACGCCTACACCCAGCACACCGCCCCCAGAGAGACCCAAGACACCCATTCAACCGCTATCCGAACCCTGGGATATGTTCGCCTCACGTCAATCGCCAATACTCGCCACGGAGAATCCTTTGCAGGCCATACTCAGGCAAATCTATTGCCGGGCCGCGGGCATTCAACTGCAGCCGCCCAAGGAGCAGGAGCCCATCGAGACAGTCGAGACGGTGGCACTGCCCGAGGAGAACGTGCCGATTGTGGAGCGTGCTCTCGAGGACCTGCACAAGATTGCCTTGGCACTGGACAGCGATGAGCAGGCGTTGCACGTACTGCAAGTGGAGCACAAGACAACGCCCACAGCGGTCCAAGCAGAGCACGTAATCATTGTGGAGGACGAGCAAGAGCCAGAAGAGGAGGACGAGGAGGATGCGGCAGACAAGGATTGCAGCTTGGACTACAGACATGTGTCCGACGTAATTGCCAACTATGAACAGCTGTCGGCGGCGAGTGAAATTGCCACGAAACAACATGAAACACAGCTGTCGACGGGCAAGGAAAGAACTGTTAAGGATGAGGCCAGAAATCAATTTAGGAAATTAGCTGAAGCGGTGGAGGTGCAGGCTAGAAAGGAGCGGGAGGCCAAGGAATGGGTGCAGAAGAAAATGGTGCGAAAGCAGCAGTGGGAAGAGAAGGTGAAGGAGCTCAAGGAgaaagaggaggaggaaaaaGAGCAACAGTTAAAGAGGGAAAAAGAGCTGAGGGAGCAGGAGCTACAGGAACGGAAAGAAAAGGAACAGAAAGAGCAAGCGAAGAAGGAGAAAGAGCTGAAGGAGCAAGAGCAGCGGGCAATAGAACAGCTGGAAAagaaggagcagcagctgaaagagaaagagctaAAGCAACAGGAGCTAAAGAAGCTAGTGGAGTTGATGGAGAGACAGCTgaaggagcagcaacaaaaggaAGAGCAGGTGAAAGCGCAGCAACTAAAAGAGGAGCAGCAGGTGAAGGAACAGCAGCTAAGGGAACAACAGTTGAAGGAAAAAGAAGTGAGGGAGCAACAACTGAAGGTGCAGCAATTGAAACAAGAAGAGTTGAAGGAACAACAGCTAAAGGAGCAGAAACTGAAGGAGGAACAACAGTTAAGAGAGCAACAGACCAAGGAAAAGGAACCACAGCAGGATGCAGTAGAGACTTCCAGCTGCTCACATGAGACAACATCAATTCACGACGTGTCCAATGGCACTTGGTGCTCTGTATGTAACGAGTGCCGCGACTCGCCGCATGGTTGGGGCAAGTTAACGAAAGCAGATCAGTGGCGCTTCGATAATCTGCAAAACGAATCGCTTCCCAACTACAAATCGACCTATGAGGTACGCAGTCCTTATGTGTCCCGTCAAATATCCTGGGAGGAAACACAGCAAGCACAGCCAGAGCAACAGCCAGAACAGCAACCaaagcagcaattgcaacgtCAGCGAAGCGAGATTGAAATTATTACCACGCCAGCGGCAATCACAGCCAGCTTAGCTCCCGACACCAGAGAGTGGCAGCTGAGTCGCTCGCCAAGTCCTTCGCCACTGCGCAAATATCCTGCGCCTTTGATTGACACCGCGCAACGTTGCAGCTCGCCCTTTGGCCTCAATCCAGTTCAAAGCAGAGCTCTTactccgactccaactccgatTCCTCTAGAAGCCAAGTACACGCATGTGCCGCAGTTGGAGGGACACAATATTGGTCTGCTAGTGCGCACAGCCACCGAACCGCTTCAACTAAGCATGTCCGCCTCATCTTCCATGCTGGCAGCAACACCTCCTGCCACGCCCCGCTGCACTTCGCAACCACCGCCCTTTGAGTTCCTCATGCAACACGGTCTCGGGCCGCAAAACGACTTCAAATCGATTGCAGCCGATCACAGCGAGGAGCAGACGCAATCCACACGCGATTTCAGCATCAATCGATCCTTCGACAATGTTTCGCCTCGTCCTTATATTGGCATTGAAG GTTACAAACGCGTCGCTTGGCCACCAGCCTCTGAGGAGCGCATTGTGCGTGAGTTCACGCCTCAGCCTCAGCAGAGTCCGGCGCCAGGCAGCGGTGGCTAttatcagcaacaacatcagcaacaacatcagcagcaaccaacagcagcagcagcagcggcgccGTCCGCTAGCAGCCTCAATGCTGCACCAGCTCAG cagcaatatcAAGCGCCGTCCAGCGATAactaccagcaacagcagccgcaacagcagcagccacagcagccagCTCCACAGcactggcagcagcaacaacatcagcagcagcaaccaccacAACAGTCGCAATATCAGGCTCCATATCAGACGTCTCCttatcaacagcagcagccacagccacaacaaaaCTATGCACAACAAAATGGTGGTGCTAACTATGCTCAACCACAATACAATTCTTATTCGCAGCCTCAGCAACTGCAGcctcaactgcagcagcagcagcaacaattgcccTACTCGCAAGATCAGACCGATCAGCAACAGAGCTACCGTGGCGCCAGTCCTGGCATCATAACGCTGCGTAAGGAGGCTCCCGTCTCACAGAAGCCTGCGCCAGTCTACACTTCGCAGCCTGCCGCCGTCAGCTATCAGG GAGGCGGCAAATTGCGCGGAGATTTGAAATGGCCACCACCGGAGTACAAGGAGGCCGCTGTGCGCGAGAACGAGGAACGTCGCCTCTTGGCGTTGGGCCCCGTCTGCCGTCCCCGTAGAGTCAATCGT GACTACACTACCTTCTTTGCCAAGAACCAACTGAACTGCACCTATCCCAGCTACAAGGTGCCACCAGGCACTCAGCACATGTTTGCCTAA